A window of Benincasa hispida cultivar B227 chromosome 9, ASM972705v1, whole genome shotgun sequence genomic DNA:
ctctcaatattgttGCTGCAAGAgtatattcgagacatgaaatgtagaaaatatcttctctaacatatccacatcaataattttctctccgcgTAACAACAGTttcaaactgattttaaatcatGTGAAATTGTAATCAtttactgatttgaaattttgtagcctcaagtgcatccactcataacgaactttaggaagaataactgttttttttttttatgatcataccctTCTTTCGaaattttccacaagatacgatgatattttattgtaagatatgtcattttcaatccctcgtggaggtgatgacaaaggaaaatcatagctttttcTTTGTCTTGATTGGATATcgtatttccttttttaataaTCTCTCtaagattcatagcatctagGTGGATTTCGTCATCAAGTATCCATGAAAAATGATTACTATCGTTAATATTAAGGgcaataaattttaattttgtgagatttgtcatgacaTCACTTTAGAACCTACCTTTAGTAAGGAAAATAATAGAAGCTCGTGTTGATAACATGTTGTGAATTTGAAGAGTACAACGATGCATAACGAGAAcatggatatggagaaaatataatattaaaataatatatataaataaatataatataatatataaatatatgtaataaataaataacaaaaagtaaataaaataacaaagaatagaTTTCTCCATTatctccaatctttttggattgatGACTAATATGTGTCTTTCAAAACCAACAAGTAAGTAGGAAATGGATTACATGGAAAGtaatagtgtgtaatcttgagacacgTGAACAACACATAGTGTAATTGATGAATGACACATGGCCAATAGACACTAATAGTAGGCATCTACATTATACCTAATtgaacatatttataatatatatttatttagcgTCAATTTTCATAGGGGTTGAAGGCTTCATGATTATTTAATATGGGCATTCTCTGTTCTCATGGGCCCTCCTTTCCTCTAAACCAGCACTAAGGAGCCCATTAATTATCTATTACAATAATCAATCTATAATTTTGAGGTTGATAGTAAAGTTCTATATCAATGAAGTTATGTTCATTTGACAAACTTTATCTATCTATTCGCAGAAAAATGTGCCTAAGAAATGTATTTCTTAACCCAAGTTCTCATTCTAGATCAGCTACTACTATTTATTATGAGACTATATCTAGTATACTTttcaaaatccataacaaaaatATGTTGATTGATACATTGCATCCATGTTCTATAATAACATAACTAAAATAAAAGTATAATCTATAGATCCAAGAACaaattatgtatttatttttaatccaTAAACACAGTACACATAGTATCCAGAGTCAAGAAGATAAATATGTGATTAAATGATAAACTTTCATTGCAACTTCAAACCTTCccatagtaattttttttattgcttttttttttttgttggtctttataatataaatataattgacTGTAAGATAAAATGACcgattctatttatttatttattattatttattattttctttttctgagAAAGCAAAagatatgttttttattttttgggagAATTGGTGCTTTAATTTAATAAGGGCACGAAAAGGTTGCCAATTGTTGGGTGAGGCAGCCAATTGTGGCTTTCAACTCATAGCCAACCATCTCTGAAGTAATTGACAATTTTGACCCTTCACTTGTGAATTTTgatggtttttttattttatatataatatatatccaCATCTGACGTGGTGCTATATAGCCGCCACATAGGATATAAATTCCCAAATATTTTATGTCAAGCTCCCCGTTATTGACTCCGGTGATAAtcattatttattcttttttcttttttttttttaaaaaaaaaaaaaaaaaaaaaaacacaaaggtATTTATGTCAAAACTAGTTACGGAATATTTGATGAACCTAATATGATTGTTACATactagaaaaatataaataatgttGATGCCACATTTCAATTATAGGACCACATGGATAGTTTGCCTAAGGTCATGGAGATAAGGAGTTGAGCCAACATGCCATAAAAGAATTTCACATCAACAATGTTTTGTCCAATATAATCTAATATATAGGTTAATGTTTAGATTGATCTAATGTCGAGTCAAGCTATAACTAAATTGCATAGTTTGACATGGTAGTGAAAATTTCGTCGGTGACAAGTAGACACATTTAACTCGAACTAAGACCCAACTCAATAGCTTAGATGATTAGAAGATTTTAAAGTTGAGTTGAAACTTAAAATCTTTTATACGAGAGTATCACGTTTCATTTCTTCATTTGAAATTTGTCTTCGcatatttttttatacttaTAGATCCTACGTTAAAGTATGATGGCGTGATAAGAAATAAATAGAGATAATATGAAAAGAATTTTCTATTTGCCCTTATTTTGACACGTGGACTGAAGGAGAACTCCAATTGGATTCCACGTAGACACCTTTTCTCCTCCTATAACAAATAAtgtattttatgattattattcaATGTCGGTGCCTTTGGTGAATTATATTGCAACGCATCCAACTAGTTCAGATTTTTAAATACTCTAAAACAAcccaattattttttttcttcctaaagccagtgcttttttaaaaaaatatatatatatattattatgcCCTCTActttaattagataaaaatactaattttaaaatggttatttTTTTGTCAAACGATACTATACAATTATTTTCAAAGCACACCTTAAATGTGAGTGGTCTGAAAACGAAATTACATACAGTTTCCAAGTTTTCTTTAGTACATAGATGAATGGAAATTACAATCATAGACTTTTTAGCTATTAATACATATGTATGTCAATTAAGCTATATTTACTTTagcatataattaattctcgaTTGATTTTTTCTAAACTAtgggattttatttttaattaaaaaattaatccaaacaaaagaactttttttaaaaaattcattctttttaaaaaaagagaactTCCTACATGTCAAACCGTGATTATAATTAGTGGGATACAACAAAAGTCTAGAATgcaaccaaatatttttattcgaatatatttttaaattaatttttttaataaatttataaactcTCGCTTTTCTACCTATGTTTTAAATTTACAGACATTTGACAAAAACTTCAACGTTTTGCTAGTATGACCTCCAcctacttattttattttattctattggTCTAATAAATCAAAATCTTAAATATGTcgttgaaattttattaaaatattagacatttttaaagttaaaagacccaataaatattttttaacagttaaaaataaataccaGATATCCACACCATTTcgaaacttcaaattaaatttataatttaaccaaataACTATTTTAAGCAGTAAGTTGGTTGATTCAACCAAGGTAAGTTTTTATTTTacgtattatatttattaagtttataaagtttatatatatatatatatatatgactcTTCCAAATTAATAGTAATTACCCAGCCTGTAATGATTTATACGAATCAAAACGTTGTTAATTTTGGTGGCTTATAAAATAAGTTACAGAGACGGCCTTTTTAGGGATGGATGGGATAATTTCTTCAATCTACAGCCGTACATGTGTACAGCGAAGCATCTCCATATTTAAGCTCTGAGCTGGCAGCCTCATCTTCCTTTCACACAAAATTACAGAcctcatttttttaattggcCTCTTCTTGTTGTTTTTTCCCTGAAAAAGAGGGgcttttttatttgaaatttgtaCGACTAAGttgtattataattgttaaCAAATACTTTctatttctaaacttttatagaaggaataatttaattttttattttagttggtAATGATTTAGTTCTCCTATTTtcatatttgtaataattttatattttaaaaaactgtaATTATTTGATcctaatattaaaaaagaatcCTTCGAAATTAATTGTCACCTTTATTATAtgatttaatctttttaattaataaaaaaatggaatcCGAATAGTTTATCAACCTACGCATGTGAGAgatttcattaaatttaaattatatttctcATAATAAggactaaatcattataaactataaagtacaaagactaaattagtataaatttaaaagtataaaaactaaattgtcaCTATTGATTTGCCACACTAGCTCTCTGATGTTTAAGTCAGAAAATGCAATTATGCAACAAGTAGAGAGGTTGAGTATTATAATGAGCTTATTTTTGTTGAGGTcataataatgtatttatagTGAAATTTTGACCTAGGGCGTTCATATCAGGATTTTCTTAGGTTGATTCTTGAGTAAAATAGGTCAATGCATTATTTAACATGTCTCGTTCATCAAATTTGGTGTCTCAACCTCGACCTCAATATTGGCCGAGGCCAAGAAGGTTTGTTTGAGCATTTGCTCCAAACTATTATTTTCTTGAGGCCTAAATAGGTCGTAGCAtgcttcattcataaaacgAGAAGGTCGGCCTCAACTTGATCCTTGGTCAAGGCTAAGGTCGAGCAAGTCAATTTGAACCTTGGCCTAAACTCCCTTCTTCCCATGCTTAATTGGGCCATtggatatgtttttttttcttaaatcgaATAGTTACAAACTCTATAAAGTCAATTATGTCATTTAGCTCAAAATTGCCTAAGACAATTATTTGATGAAAATCTCGAaaccaaaagtgattttaaaccCATTATAGTTATTGAAGGGCATTTGGAATAATTAAACTCAATTTTATTTGAGATGTGGTTAGTGAGTTAGTAGTccatattttgtaattattactaAAATATCACATCAATTACTTGTATTATTGTATACTAACCATATTTACATGGATATCATAAAAAAATgtgaattatttttaaatacaacAGAAAGATTGAAAATTCCCAAAATAGCATGATATAAATCAAGCTGTAATATGAAATGTGATAAGAAAAGTAATCTCgtgctatatttgaaaaaggTTAAGAGGTTGCAACTTCTtttaaaacaactatttgatccTATCTAGTAAATTTTGTATAAAGTATCAtttgtaatattaatttcaatCTTTCATAAACAACGTTTTAAAACAACTCGaaatacttcaaaattttatatagaAATTCAAACATGAAAGCCATATTCGTTGTTGGTCAATGTTGCAGATCTTATTTTTTACTTAAAGTTAGCAAATAAATTATATCCAAcgaaaaataatgataatatcgtatatattttaaattttacaaaatatctCTAATAATATCTgtctgaaattaattttagacaGACTATCTTTATTAGTTCCCGAAATTTAAGAATAGGTATGTTTggttattaaattttcaaaatgtgcttttttagtctttgaattttttagaaCATGTACATTTGGtccatgaatttttaaaatgtaaatttttagTTTCCTAATTTTTGAAAAAGGTTCATATTTTAATAGGTCCTTGAACTATTctttatttccattttatataactatatgaaattttgaattacaaaaatacatttataaaataattagtgagaagaggttttttttttcttaaaaaaaattgaaattattaatttaaattaataacaacAATATTATCACAGAACCTTTgaaatgtatttttaaaatttcaggaATTAAAAAGGtgcattttaaaaatttgaagacGGGTGTACATGGGTTAGATTGAATTAGATTGAGGATATTTTCTGGACAAACTTGAAAATTTGGATGACTTGGATTGACAAACTCAAATAAAGTTTCCAATTCAActcaacccttaaaattcgagTTGGATTGGATTAtcgggttataacttatttttttatttttaatgaaaaatatgtaaatttatatacaacacatgactaataactaaaatcctCATAAAATCCACAagctaaataccaaatatctatgatatttattgtaaacttgaaatgaagacaaatatcataacaattttttaaaaaatatattaaaaattcacaaattaatcaaaattttaaaaaatagcatgaataatatattattaatatatataaaattttggttGGAGATCACATCTTTTTTTTTAGTCAACCCACAACAcaacccaataaaaatagaaaaattcaacctAATCCAACCTATTATTTGAACACTCctgataaatatattataaaaaattcgGTGTTTTGAAAACTTTAATTATTCTTCAAAATCCGTtacttaataataatttttaaaaaaaaatgtaattgtcccattaatatttgaaaaagaaaaaacgggGAATTTTAGTTATACGTAACCACGGTCCACGGTGGATTAAACCAGGGGTTAAGTGTCGTGGTTTAGTGGAGACTTTTGGAAAAGGGTTCGGTCCCGTCTCTGACTCTCGTAGAGCTCTCCGTTCTTTCACTTCCTCGAGGCCATAAAACTTATAAATACCGATTAATTATCCATTTTCCAATTCATTCATCTTTCATATTTCGAGCTTCTTCCGCTGTTCGGTCACAATTTCTCTGGTACGAACTTGCTTTTTTCTCTCTAGGTTTTCGTTTGTTTTTGCGATTTTCAGTTATGAGATTCTTTCGGTTAATTAAGTGTAATTGACGAACTCAAATCTTTTATTGTGTCTGATTTGAAATACAGAAGATACGAAAATGGAGAATGAGGGGAAAGATAACGGAGAATTTAGCTTTGTGAGCGGCGGCGGATCGGAGACAGGGCGGAGAGGATTGCCGAAGATTCACACGGAGAAAATCACGGCGACGACGGAGAGAGATATATGTCACGATGACAGTACGACGCCGGTGCGAGCTCGGACGCTGGAGCATCTTCACTCACTGCAGAAAAAGCGGTCGACGCCGACAACTCCATTGACGGACGCTCAGGGAGCTTTTTCCCCTGTTTCTGAAGCCGAACGCCAAAAGCAGCAGCTTATTTCAATCAGGTATGTATGTTAATACGACGTCGCTCTATCTGCCCTTCCGATTTTGGAAAGCTGACGTGATGGCGAGAAAGCTGTGAATTGTGATGATGAAAACGGTGAACTAGAAATGGGAATATTTCTAGAGCcataattgattttttctttattttttatttttatttttgtttttatttgccAAAGACGTAATTCActggtaaaaagaaaaaaaactgatTTTGTTTTCAGAAAAAAACTACACtagaaatattataaaaaataataaataaatttatcacgTCATAAATTATAATTGATGAGTTTGCATTGCAACTAGCACCTAAATATTTTTCGTTGGGAGCCAACAAAGTACAAATTTTGATTATTACAATATTTGAACCGTTTTTTAATCTTTGAAAATGACTAATCAGATTTTAGAAATTTTCAGTTTGATGTATTTGAATTTTCGTGAAACTTTACAAACCTACTAAacttaaaatcaaaatgttgataaaaACAGTCCATCAATAATGTAAATATAAGGAGGAATTAATACGATTGACCCTTAATAGAGGTATTTATGATTGATGATCCGTCTCTCACAAATGTATGATATATAGTTTATGGTCATGTGTATTGTAGGTCTAACACGATGACCATTTTAATcgcaatttttattttactgttgTGTTTTCCGTTTTTTTCTCACAATTAGTGACCCTATCGTGCTAGGAACAGATGATATACATGACCATCCCTAACACAATATGTAAGAGAAAATGCGATAATAGGTTATAAcgtaaataaaatgttatatatCGGTTGTGAAGTGTTGGTCATCAATTATAAATACCCTTTGAGAGAGTCATCCGTTGAAAACCTCTTCCATTAATcccaaaattgaaagttgtgAATTTAATATGTATTTTGAAGTTATAAAAAGAGcctaataaatacaaaattcaaagttATAGATTTATTGGAcagttttaaaattcaagtttgTTCACCATATCCGATAAATTAaccacaatttatttataaacagTTTCGTAAGTTATTGCATGTCTATCATTCAGGCCTAAATTATATCAAATGAGTCATACTATTACAGGATCAGAAAATTTCTTTTCAGTCAACTTttagatttaatatttatttgactttaaatttttggaaatttattttgtaaatatcactttcattttttttttccaaaagagTTTTCGAAATccaattttgaattgaaaactGAGAGAGCAAAATTTcagttttgtttttaatatttgaaatttgaccAAAAAATTTAGATGCTTATCTAAAAGATATAAAACGTTTCGTTAAAAAAGAACCGTTAGTTTGGAAGAAAGAATGAGATTATAATGTAACGTGGGGGTGTTGAAATTTGATACGTGGCAGTGCGTCACTGGCGTCGCTGACGAGAGAAACTGGGCCGAAGGTGGTGAGAGGCGATCCAGAAAAGGCCGAGGCCCACAAAGGAACAGTACTGGACCATCACCATTTTGGTGAGCCCATTTTGAACTTGAGTGACAGTGCCCTCAAGTTCACCCACATTCTCTACAATCTCTCCCCGGCCGGTAAGTAGCCTCCTCCCCGTTTCTAGGCCGTCCGTTTCCTCAGATGAGCATGAACGGTGCTGATTTACCTTTAAAAAAACAACAGAGCTTTACGAGCAAGCCATCAAGTACGAGAAAGGGTCATTCATAACGGCGACAGGGGCTTTGGCCACTCTTTCAGGAGCCAAAACAGGAAGGTCGCCTAGAGACAAACGAGTTGTTAAAGATGACACCACTGAAAACGAGCTTTGGTGGGGGAAGTAAGTACATCCCAAAAAAACAAGGATTAATCAAGCGTCGTCGTTTTGACATAAAATTTTGACATTTCTATTGATTCTGTGTTGTAGGGGGTCGCCTAATATTGAGATGGATGAACACACTTTCTTAATCAATAGAGAGAGAGCTGTTGATTACTTGAACTCCCTAGAtaaggtaaaaatatatatctcttTTAGGTTTAAGCTTTAACTAATATTTaagtttttgttaaattaaaagcTTAGTCAAATGTTTCAAAATAAGTCCTAAACTAATATTTAACTTTTCGTTAAATTAAAATGCATAAAACTCACTCCGTAGTTGTAATTGTACtctcaaacttttaattataagaattgagccctcaaacttataccaatattaaaattgaacttacataattatagaaattataACAATCATACAAGTTTGAGGAGTCCATTCTTATCATTTGGGGGTTCAATTCTTATCATCACTATAAGTTTGAGTGTCTAattttaacacttatataaGTTTGAGTATTCATTGTTTAAATTGAAAGTACGTCATACTTTAGGGGGTGGttttataatttgtttatagttttttaaactatcAATCTTGTTTACTAGGTTGATGATATTTTCAACGTTTTATAAATTAACGaatctattaaacataaaatttgttGTAATAAGACATTGACTTTTCATTTGATATACAATATTTTAGACACGAATTATAATACAAAAGACTTTCAATactatatttaaatttcattattatataCCTTTTAGCCCACTCCTCgcttggtctaaagagtttgtAGGCTTTATGACTAAAAAAATTCATCAATTTGATGCTTTATTAATAAGGAGTGCTCAAAAAACCCCatgacccgaaaaaatcgatcaacccaacctaatccgTGTTGTTTGGATTGGGTTATCAAttcatttgggttggattgggttcataaatgaaaattttatggatttggttggTTTATGGGTTCACTTAatataacccgaaccaacccatatttattattaactttattattttttttttacttataacacaattatttatagataattgatttttttatttaattcaaacattttttgaataatttattcttcaaccaCTCTTAAAAGTAActtctttgcactttagaaaaaaaaaattcactatataaattgaaattgagttgttaatcttaatttaatatataaaaataattaaattagatttttacccATTTatgttttacttctttttagaataaaattttaaataaatgacatgATTACCCGAACCAATCCAAccaaaatatttcatggttgggttgggttaggttcattttttaataaggattatttaggttgaataaatttacaacccgaataATTGGGTtcggtctaaaaagtctttcaatccAATCAATAAACACCCCTACTAAATACTCTGGAAATAGCTTACctcattttatatatttatatttcaacagttggaagaaaaagaagtcaGAAATAATAATTGGACATTGTAAAAGTCTAATTTATTTAAGAGGAATTAGATTAGTTGACCTTAATGCCAGAGGGAGTGGGTTGTTTGAAAGTCGTTTCTTGCGATGCCCAATTGAGAAGggttataatttgttttatttaatgagGTGGCAGTGACAGTTGAGAACCATGGTGGATACTTTATggtattaattaattgattagtGTATAAAAGTATCAAACACCACGGAATCAAGTATGTGTTGGGTCCACGTCGACATCACCCCCATTTTCTTAGATTACATTTCATGGTGGGTTGCTTTTCCATGATTTCAGCTATCTTGCTGGAATAATTATCCATTCATGAAGCAAATTTCcggtgttttaattatttaatatactTTCCTCCTCTACCCCTCACAAGAAacagattatatatatatatatatatattaaaaagttgttttttaaatataaagtataatatattaaaaagtatacttttacatatatatacatattttggTTTGTTCAATCATGAATTTATTGGACTAGCTCGACGGACCGATTTAAATATTGTTCAAGTTTGGCTTGATTTTCAAATTATGTCCAgattcaatctaataaatttaGGTTGGATTGGGACAATTAAAGGTTGACTTTGGGCCAAGATTGGATCGAACCTAGACTTAGACCAACCTTTGGGCTTTGAGCCCATTGATGAGGATGTTtggttcaatttttaaaaatttttaaattgaaaatcaatccaattaatttggattttcaaaaaaatctgTGTTCAATATTATTTCTAGTATACTAATTTAACTGTTACTTAACCATCTATTACATTGTAGTTGTTTAGGGGAGATTCCCATTATTGAAATATAGAGAAATTTGCCATTGAGTTCGAGTTAACATCTCCATCGTAgttgtttactttttttttttccccttctttttaatgaatatacaatacaattaatTTGGGGTCCTAGATTCACTGGTAATGATAACTTGTGCGACTCTTTTTCCAGGTATTTGTGAATGATCAATTCTTGAACTGGGACCCTGAAAACCGAATCAAAGTCCGAATCGTTTCGGCCCGAGCTTATCATTCCTTGTTTATGCACAACATGTAAGCAAATCATTAACAAAACACATTAGATTTCTCTGTCAAACATGTTTTTGCTCCATGTCATATGACAACAATTGGAATTATATTCAACTCAACTGTGTAGTAATTCCCAAATTCATACTTGTTTTGATGGTAGGTGCATTCGACCAACTGCTGAAGAGCTCGAGGACTTTGGAACCCCAGATTTCACAATATACAATGCTGGGCAGTTTCCTTGTAATCGTTACACTCATTATATGACTTCTTCCACCAGTATAGATATGAATCTTGCTAGGAAGGAAATGGTCATTCTTGGTACTCAATATGCCGGGGAAATGAAGAAAGGTCTCTTTAGTTTAATGCATTATCTCATGCCAATGCGTCAGATTTTGTCTCTTCATTCTGGTTGCAACATGGGCAAAAATGGAGATGTAGCCCTTTTCTTTGGATTATCAGGCATGTCTTATTATGACTTCTTTGAATTGGTGTTCTTAAAATCCATGGGCAAAGCCTTGAGGATCATTCTTTATTTGGTAATGTTTATACAGGTACTGGAAAGACCACGTTGTCTACAGATCATAATAGGTACTTAATTGGGGATGATGAACACTGCTGGAGTGATAATGGTGTCTCGAACATTGAAGGCGGTTGCTATGCCAAATGCATCGACTTGTCGAGGGATAAGGAGCCTGACATTTGGAATGCTATCAAGTTCGGAACTGGTAACCTACAAACTTACTCTCTTAGGCCCGACttgataaccatttagtttttgaaaattgtgcttatttttcactatttttatatc
This region includes:
- the LOC120086378 gene encoding phosphoenolpyruvate carboxykinase (ATP), with product MENEGKDNGEFSFVSGGGSETGRRGLPKIHTEKITATTERDICHDDSTTPVRARTLEHLHSLQKKRSTPTTPLTDAQGAFSPVSEAERQKQQLISISASLASLTRETGPKVVRGDPEKAEAHKGTVLDHHHFGEPILNLSDSALKFTHILYNLSPAELYEQAIKYEKGSFITATGALATLSGAKTGRSPRDKRVVKDDTTENELWWGKGSPNIEMDEHTFLINRERAVDYLNSLDKVFVNDQFLNWDPENRIKVRIVSARAYHSLFMHNMCIRPTAEELEDFGTPDFTIYNAGQFPCNRYTHYMTSSTSIDMNLARKEMVILGTQYAGEMKKGLFSLMHYLMPMRQILSLHSGCNMGKNGDVALFFGLSGTGKTTLSTDHNRYLIGDDEHCWSDNGVSNIEGGCYAKCIDLSRDKEPDIWNAIKFGTVLENVVFDEHTRVVDYSEKSVTENTRAAYPIEYIPNAKIPCVGPHPKNVILLACDAFGVLPPVSKLSLPQTMYHFISGYTALVAGTEDGVKEPQATFSACFGAAFIMLHPSRYAAMLAEKMKKHGATGWLVNTGWSGGSYGSGNRIKLAYTRKIIDAIHSGSLLEANYTKTRVFGLEIPDAIEGVPSDILDPINTWSDKDTYNETLRKLGGLFKKNYEGIHTYQVERDSKLAEEILAAGPIL